In Rhipicephalus microplus isolate Deutch F79 chromosome 7, USDA_Rmic, whole genome shotgun sequence, one genomic interval encodes:
- the LOC142767194 gene encoding uncharacterized protein LOC142767194, with protein MIVIYAILQGGPTDDDSTRDPEEPVIREVTEESLERAATLLIPVKTANVAPVYTPSTEQSAVVTTTTTTTPITTPPQKTTTTVETSSTTPWTSTTTPKATSSTARTRRTITTQSTSTTPGTSTIPKTTADPVTITTLEVTSATPKRTPTIKASTTTPKSTATSSQTTTTRCTTTTPTATTMPKATTTKATTTMPVSTTTRSKTTTTSTIPKTTADPVMITTLEITTATPKRNPTTKTSTTTPKSTATSSQTTTKRCTTTTPTATTMPKATTTKATTTMPVSTTTRSKTTTTSHTATSSKNTKTIETTTQTTTTVKMTTTVKSNSTASLTIRTTTRKTTTPVDIRTKSTSEPFHIVNLQPLLCTIGSGNFTTQMFPHDGLCDYIFYDSIYKRGIKTFHTPDMLFFIEKRREYSRTTFGIGFTYEHTTYVSSVISQSQNPNSPFILGFFWKKRIYHFGVLDTPTFGVRDTPFKGSKAADVKKALDLLKIISDFSDYQRLRGRLCLMVLAAGVPNDAWAEFYATRFSPLWPFIFISVGHYDKGDNTFTDCHVMPPTVLSRPAEVAAENSSYEYDLTSAAAGFDRLVIAGDSSIRATSVTMKGRWTVLEEGEQAQFLATCVHDPSAESFGEVAKVCEDPSFEPMSRNSQLYGTLTYNISHVFAFDDEAAFQQKLCRLKADRSSQYFGIAVFDLEYEDFSNACDPANSHGAFARLKALRRIIDFFKTNFKKPSDRAACLNLTR; from the exons ATGATAGTCATCTACGCCATACTGCAAGGAG GGCCCACAGATGATGACTCAACACGTGATCCCGAAGAGCCGGTCATCCGTGAAGTCACCGAGGAAAGCCTGGAAAGGGCTGCTACGCTGCTCATTCCGGTAAAGACGGCAAACGTGGCGCCGGTGTATACACCATCCACAGAGCAAAGCGCAGTGGTGACGACAACGACGACTACTACTCCTATAACCACGCCACCACAGAAGACCACCACCACGGTGGAGACGAGCTCCACAACACCATGGACTAGCACTACTACGCCAAAAGCCACGTCTTCTACGGCTAGGACTCGCAGGACGATTACCACACAAAGCACGTCTACCACACCGGGGACGTCTACCATACCAAAGACGACTGCGGATCCAGTTACGATTACCACGCTGGAAGTTACTAGCGCCACGCCTAAGAGAACCCCTACGATCAAGGCCTCGACGACTACGCCTAAATCTACCGCCACCAGTTCCCAGACGACCACTACACGTTGCACGACTACCACGCCGACAGCGACTACCATGCCTAAGGCAACCACGACCAAGGCCACCACGACTATGCCTGTGTCCACCACCACTAGGTCTAAGACAACCACCACGTCTACCATACCAAAGACGACTGCGGATCCAGTTATGATTACCACGCTGGAAATTACTACCGCCACGCCTAAGAGAAACCCTACGACCAAGACCTCGACGACTACGCCTAAATCTACCGCCACCAGTTCCCAGACGACCACTAAACGTTGCACGACTACCACGCCGACAGCGACTACCATGCCTAAGGCAACCACGACCAAGGCCACCACGACTATGCCTGTGTCCACCACCACTAGGTCTAAGACAACCACCACGTCACATACGGCTACCTCCTCGAAGAATACCAAAACGATAGAAACCACCACGCAAACGACTACCACAGTGAAGATGACCACCACGGTTAAAAGTAACTCCACAGCAAGCCTGACCATCAGAACGACCACCCGAAAAACGACTACACCTGTTGACATAAGGACCAAGTCGACCAGCGAACCATTCCACA TCGTGAACCTTCAGCCCCTGCTGTGCACGATAGGCTCCGGAAACTTCACGACGCAGATGTTCCCGCATGATGGGCTGTGCGACTACATATTCTACGACTCGATCTACAAGAGGGGCATCAAGACGTTTCACACCCCAGACATGCTCTTCTTCATCGAAAAGCGCAGAGAATATAGCCGCACGACTTTCGGCATAGGCTTCACCTACGA GCATACGACGTACGTATCGTCCGTGATTTCGCAAAGTCAGAATCCCAACTCGCCATTTATTCTGGGGTTTTTCTGGAAAAAGAGGATTTACCATTTCGGTGTCTTGGACACTCCTACATTTGGTGTTCGGGACACTCCTTTCAAGGGCTCCAAAGCAGCCGACGTGAAAAAGGCCTTGGATTTACTCAAG ATCATCAGTGACTTCTCTGATTATCAGAGACTACGAGGCCGCCTATGCTTGATGGTTTTAGCCGCGGGTGTACCAAACGACGCGTGGGCAGAGTTCTACGCCACACGATTTTC TCCACTGTGGCCCTTCATATTCATCAGCGTCGGTCACTACGATAAAGGCGACAACACATTCACCGACTGCCACGTCATGCCACCGACGGTGTTGTCCAGACCAGCGGAGGTTGCCGCGGAGAATAGCAGTTATGAATATGACTTG ACTTCGGCGGCTGCCGGTTTCGACAGACTTGTAATAGCGGGTGACTCATCGATAAGAGCAACCTCGGTGACCATGAAGGGAAGATGGACGGTTCTCGAGGAGGGTGAACAGGCTCAGTTCCTGGCGACATGCGTGCACGATCCCAGCGCAGAATCTTTTGGAGAAGTCGCAAAG GTGTGCGAAGACCCCAGCTTTGAACCCATGTCTAGAAACTCGCAGCTATATGGCACGCTCACTTACAACATCAGCCACGTGTTTGCATTCGACGACGAAGCTGCCTTCCAGCAAAAG CTGTGCAGGCTGAAGGCGGATCGTTCGTCGCAATACTTTGGCATCGCCGTGTTCGACCTGGAGTATGAAGACTTTTCGAACGCATGTGACCCCGCCAACTCGCACGGTGCCTTTGCACGACTAAAAGCTCTACGTCGAATAATAGACTTTTTCAAGACGAATTTCAAGAAACCCTCGGACAGGGCTGCCTGCTTGAACCTTACACGGTAA